The Juglans microcarpa x Juglans regia isolate MS1-56 chromosome 2S, Jm3101_v1.0, whole genome shotgun sequence genome has a window encoding:
- the LOC121252424 gene encoding uncharacterized mitochondrial protein AtMg00810-like — protein MCCLHKALYGLKLAPRASYTRLSQWLLDLGFVASQVDTSLFTFHGDKVHLYILIYVDDLLVTDTHDSFIFSLITKLMTEFSLKDLGALGYFLGIQATRDAHGLHLCQSKNILDILHRARMVGAKPYSAPCLSGAKLSANTSDHDPLSDAIEYRKIVSALQYCTLSRLDIASTVNQLCQYLHAPTSAHWASANQVLRYLKGTVDHGLYYTHNGLNLQTYSDSDWADDLDDRRSTTRYGVFLGSSLISWSAKKQPMVSQSSTKAEYHALDFAVAELYPLCMILRDLHIPLHSSPIIWCDNINALALDSNLILYFMHG, from the coding sequence ATGTGTTGTCTTCATAAGGCATTATATGGCTTGAAACTGGCACCTCGGGCTTCGTATACTCGCCTGTCTCAATGGCTTCTTGATCTCGGATTCGTGGCTTCTCAGGTGGACACATCACTATTCACATTTCATGGTGATAAAGTTCACctgtatattttgatttatgttgatgacttatTGGTCACGGACACCCATGACTCATTTATCTTTTCATTAATTACAAAGCTCATGACTGAATTTTCTTTAAAGGATCTTGGAGCTCTTGGTTATTTCCTTGGTATTCAAGCCACTAGAGATGCACATGGACTTCATCTATGCCAAAGCAAGaatatattagatattttacATCGTGCACGCATGGTGGGGGCAAAGCCATATAGTGCTCCATGTTTGTCTGGAGCGAAGTTAAGTGCTAATACAAGTGATCATGATCCTTTATCTGATGCAATCGAGTATAGAAAAATTGTTAGTGCTCTACAATATTGCACTTTATCGCGTCTTGATATTGCTTCCACTGTCAATCAATTGTGTCAATATCTTCATGCTCCTACCTCTGCTCATTGGGCTTCTGCTAACCAAGTTCTTCGTTATCTCAAGGGCACAGTTGACCATGGCTTATATTATACTCATAATGGCCTTAATCTTCAAACTTACAGTGACTCAGATTGGGCTGATGACCTTGATGATCGTCGCTCAACAACAAGATATGGTGTTTTCCTAGGATCATCTCTTATCTCATGGTCTGCTAAGAAGCAACCGATGGTATCTCAGTCTAGCACCAAAGCAGAGTATCATGCATTGGACTTTGCAGTGGCAGAACTTTACCCGCTGTGTATGATTCTTAGAGATCTTCATATTCCTTTACATTCTTCTCCTATTATTTGGTGTGACAATATTAATGCATTGGCTCTTGATTctaatcttatattatatttcatGCACGGATAA